In Acidisarcina polymorpha, the DNA window TGAGCAGCGCGCGCGGGACAAGGCAGCGGCGTTGTCCAAGACTTATGGAGTTCCGGCGTTTGGCTGCGCGGTCGACATCTCGAGGCAGGAGGAGATCGAGGCGGCGCGGAATGAGATTGTTTCCCGATTCGGGCGTGTCGATATCCTGATCAACAACGCGGCCAACAACCCTAAAATGGAGGCCAGCAGTGAGATCGACTTCTCGCGCCTCGAGAACTTCCCTCTTTCTCAGTGGGATGCGGACCTGGCCGTGGGACTGACTGGCGCTTTTCTGTGCAGCAAGGTCTTTGGAACTTACATGGCCGCGAACGGCGGTGGAGTCATTGTCAACGTGGCATCTGACCTGGCCCTGATCGGCCCTGATCAACGCATCTACCGACAGCCCGATCTGCCCGACCATCTGCAACCGGTCAAGCCTGTCACCTACTCGGTTGTGAAGTCGGCGCTGGTGGGGCTTACGCGTTATCTAGCTACCTATTGGGCTACGCAAAAAGTCCGCGTCAACGCCATCTCGCCCGGCGGCGTCGAAAATGGTCAACCCCCGGACTTCGTCGAGCGCCTCACCAACCTGATTCCGATGGGAAGAATGGCCGTGAGCAATGAATATCAGGGCGCCATTGTATTTCTATGTTCCGATGCTTCGTCGTACATGACCGGAGCAAACCTTGTCATCGACGGCGGACGGAGTTGCTGGTAAGCACACATTTTCAAGAGATGACGGTGGGAGGTTAGCAGATGGCTGTAGCAGCAATGGGACTTTCCGCTAAGGAACTAACGGCCGCGCTGGAGGGGTTGTTCGCCGAAGGCGAGGCCGCAGCATGTGCGAGGGAGCGATCGGCGTTCGATCTGTCCGCAGGATCATCCGCCAAACCGCTGGTTCTTTTCGGCGCCGGGCAACTCGGCCGTATGACTCTGGCTGGTCTGCGAAAAGTTGGGATTGAGCCGGTTGCATTCGCAGATAACAACCCCCGCCTGTGGAACACCCGGGTGGAAGGTGTTGAGACACTTTCTCCAGCAGAGGCCGCAGCGCGATACGGCGCTCAAGGCAACTTTGTGATCACGATCTGGGGAGGCGCCGGCACCGATCGAATGGCCCAGCGAGAAGCAACCTTGCGCAGCTTGGGATGCCAGAATGTCATCCCATTCCAATCGCTCTTCTGGAAGCATGCGGAGTTGTTGCTCCCGCATTATGGCGTCGACCTTCCTCACAAGGTGCACCAGCAACGGGATGAGGTTGAAGAAGTCAGCCACCTGTGGTCAGACGACGCCTCGCGGGCCGAATACCTTGCGCAATTACAGTGGCGCTTGTTCGGTGACTTTAGCGCTTTGCCCGATCCTGTCGCGCACGCAACCTATTTTCCACTTGATCTTTGCCCACTGGGCGATCAAGAAGTCTTCGTCGACTGCGGCGCCTATGACGGGGATACCATCCGCAGCTTCGTCGATCAGAGCCGGAACTCGTTCAAGCACATCTACGGCTTCGAGCCAGACCCGGGTAATTTTGCCAAACTGCGGGAAAGCATATCGTTGCTGCCGCGGCGCGATGCTATCAGCCTGCGATGCGCGGCCGTAGGAGCATCGGCCGGGACTGTGACGTTTTCCGCCAACGGAGATCAGGCGTCGCATATCGGCGGAGGCGAGCTGGTTGTCGATTGCGTCAGCCTGGATGAAGCGCTTTCAGACTCGGAACCGACGTACATCAAAATGGATATAGAGGGCGCTGAACTAGACGCTCTGAACGGCGCCAGAGGTATCATCGAGCGACACTCTCCGGTGCTCGCCATCTGTTCGTATCATTTACAAAACCATCTCTGGAAAGTGCCGCTGCTCATTCGATCAATGAGCGATCAGTACAGCTTTTATCTTCGTCCCCACTTTCTTGAGGGCTGGGACCTTGTCACTTATGCGATTCCTAAACGCAGATTGAGACAACCGTAGGAGCTAGCTGTAGCTCGCAAGAGCCACGCGTTGCAGCGCAGTATCTTTTCAACGCGAAAGCGGCTTCACACCAGTGTTGATTCAGCGCCGAAGTAGCAACGTTCGACGAGCATGCAATAGATGTGCTCGAGGGCCAGGTGAGATTCCTGGATGTTCATTGTAGTGTCGCAAGGAACAATGACGTTATAGTCGCAGAGCGGCGCCATTTTGCCGCCGCCGTTGCCGCTGAAGCCGATGGTGACCACCCCAAGCGTGCGGCAGAGCGCGAGGGCGCGCAGCACGTTCGGGGAATTACCCGAGGTGGAGATTCCCAGGAAGACATCTCCCTGTTGTCCTAGAGCCTCGATCTGACGTTCGAAGCACTTTTCGTATCCGTAGTCGTTCCCGACCGCAGTTAAGATCGAGCTGTCAACGGTGAGTGCGATGGCGCGAAGAGCCGGCCTGTCTTTTACTAGGCGGCTGACGAACTCGGCGACCAGATGCTGCGAATCGGCTGCACTACCGCCGTTGCCGGCGACCATCAATTTGCGGCCCTTCAACATAGCCTCTGCCGTCACTTCCGCGGCTTCTGCCACGACTCCGAGAAGGGTCTCGTCGGCCCTGACCTTTTCCAGTACCGCGATGGTCTTGCCGAGTTGTTCATGAACGATGTGTTTCAAAAGGTTTCGTCTCTAAATAGAATTTGCGAAGACAGTCGCCGAATCGGTTTGGCGGACGGCGAAGAGTGCCTCAATGAGTTCTCGCACCGCACCTTGCCCTCCGGGGCTGGTTGCGACAAAGTCCACTTTTGCGAGAACCACGGGACGAGCGTCGGCGGGCGCTGCTGAAAGGCCGCAGATGCTCATGGCAGGAAGATCGTTGACGTCGTCCCCCATGAAACAGACCTCGGGCAATTCCAGAGAGTGCTTGATGGCGAACTCGCGAAGCGCCGCTGCCTTGTCGCGGCAGCCTTTCGTCACGTCCGCGATCTTGAGCTTGGCTGCATACCGGTCGACGAGAGGACTATCCTCGCCCGAGATCAGGGTGAGCGTAAACCCGTGACGTCGAGCGAGGGAGATTCCCATGATATCGCTGAACGAGAAGCGCTTAAACTCCTCGCCGTTGGCCCCCCACCACATCCCACCATCGGTCAGCACGCCGTCCACGTCGAAGGCGATTGCTTTAATTCTCCGCAGTTTGTCATCAAGCTCGCTTGAGGATTGGCCGGGTGCTGTCTTCTCACCGGCCATCCGCTAGACCGCCGCTCCGACTCTGCGCAGTTTCTTGATAATCGGCACCTCGCGTTCATAGACGCGCTTCACTCCATCGCCCATCGACATTTCGCACAGCCGGATGTCGCGCACCAGCCGGGTTATGCCATTCGGCTCGAGCGAGGCAGCTTGATCACTGCCCCACATGGCGCGGTCCATAGTGATATGGCGCTCAACCATGCAGGCACCGAGCACCGAAGCTGCAACACTAGTGGGAATGCCTGTCTCGTGCCCTGAATACCCGACCAGCGATTCATAACGCTCGCGCATGGTAGGGATCGCGCGCAGATTCAATTCGTCATAGTTCGCCGGGTAAGTACTGGTGGCGTGCATCAGGATCAAGTCTTCTTTGCCAAGCACACTCACTGCGTGATCGATCTCGGCATAAGTGCTCATGCCAGTCGACAGAATAATCGGTTTGCCCTTCGCTCGTGTATGCCGCAGCAGGTTGTCATCGGTCAGAGAGGCGGAAGCGATCTTGAAGCAGGGCACCTTAAAATTTTCAGCGATCAGGTCGACGGAAGCTTCATCCCAGGCGGAAACAAACCAGGGAATCTTTGCCGACCTGCAGAAGGCGTCTATCTCCGCATAATCTTCTTCGTCGAACTCCAAGCCCCATTTCAAATCGCCGTTCGTGGCGCCGAATGGATTTTCGCGAGGCTTGGCAAGCTCCTCGGCGGTGTAGACGACATCGACCGTGCGTTTCTGAAATTTCACCGCGTCGCAGCCTGCCGCAATGGCGACGCTGATGAGACGCTTCGCCAGGTCGAGGTCGCCGTTATGATTGATGCCGATCTCGGCGACGACATAACAGGGATGCCCATCTCCGACCATCTTGTTCCCAATCCTGACAACCCTATCGGTACTAGCCATCTGTGAATCCTTTCTCTGTAAAACGCTCGAAAAACCGTAGATCTCTTGATTAGTTTTCCAACTATACGCTTGCCGCTCCGCTATCGTCTATTGGGTCAGGCGACGCTTTAGCGGCGCGTGATCGTCTTCATGCGAGGCTTTCGTAGGCCTCGATTTGCGCCAGAGTGATGGGATACATGTCCCGTCCCTGATGCCAAGCCCGGTACCAATCCATCGTCCACTCCAAGGCGGCCTCGATGCCCAGCGGAGTCTGCCAGTTCAGTTCAGCCCTGGCCTTGCTTGAGTCCAGGCGCAAGCTGCCCGCTTCGTGGACGCCCGGGTCTTCGTCGCGTGTCCACCGCGCGTCTTTTCCCCAGGCATCCGCCATTTTAGTTGCGATGCGCTCGACGGGCCAGGCGTCGCCGCTCGGCCCAAAATTGAATGCGCAAGCAAACTGGCTTTTCTGTTCGAACAGCTTTTCAGCCAACTGAATATAACCACGCAGCGGCTCGAGCACGTGCTGCCAGGGTCGAACGGCCTTAGGCCTGCGAATGGATACAGGTTGGTTCTTCACGAAGCCGCGAATCAGGTCGGGCACCAGCCGGTCCGCAGACCAATCTCCGCCTCCGATCACGTTGCCTGCTCTGGCCGTCGCCACGGCCACATGATGCTCATCGAGCCTGTCGACTGGAAAGAATGAGCTGCGATAGCTCGCACACACCAATTCTGCACAAGCCTTGCTTGAAGAATAAGGGTCGTGGCCGCCAAGCGGATCGGTCTCGCGATATGGCCATATCCATTCCTTGTTCTCATAGCATTTATCGGTGGTCACTGAAACCACCGCTCGCACCGAGGGGCTCTTGCGAACTGCCTCCAGAACATGCGCGGTGCCCATGACGTTCGTAGCATAGGTGTTCAGTGGGTCGGAATAAGAGCGGCGAACCAAAGGTTGCGCCGCCAGATGGAAGACTACTTCCGGAGCGAACTCCACCAGGGCCGCCTCCAACCTCTCTCGATCGGAAAGATCGCCCCGAATGTCTTCGATTGCCGCATTGACTTTGGCGACTTGAAAGAAGTTTGGCTCTGTGGAGGGATCAAGCGCATAGCCGCGAACCTGCGCGCCCATTTTCGCAAGCCAAAGAGTCAGCCAACCGCCCTTGAAGCCGGTATGTCCGGTTAGAAAAACCCGCCGTCCGCGCCAGAGGCTCACCATGTTTTCCAAGGGGCCTCCCCGCTCGCCCAGAGCTCTTCGAGCCGCTGCTTGTCGCGGAGCGTATCCATCGGCTGCCAGAATCCATGGTGGAAAAAGGCGCGCACCTCTCGCTTTGCGGTCAGGCTCTCGATTGGCTCGCGTTCAAACATCCAGGAGTCATTATGAATCTCATCAAACACCGCCGACGACAGAACGAAAAAACCGCCATTGATCCAGCCCCCCTCGCCCTTGGGCTTTTCCTGGAAGGCGTAGACTTCGGTTTCCTCCAGACCCAACGCGCCGAAGCGCGCGGTAGGCTGTACGGCGGTGAGCGTCACCTGTTTCCCGTGGGAACGATGAAATTCGATGCTCGCCGTGATATCGACATTGCCGACCCCATCCCCATATGTCATGCAGAAGGCATCTTCATTCACCAGGTACTTGGCTACTCTGTGCAATCGTCCCGCGGTACCGGTATTTTCTCCGGTGTCGACCAGCGTGACGTTCCACGGCTCGGCAACGCTCTGATGCACTTCCATCTGGTTGTCGCGCAGGTTGAAAGTCACATCGGACATGTGCAGGAAGTAGTTGGCAAAGTACTCCTTGATCATGTAGCCCTTGTATCCACAGCAGATGATGAAATCGTTGATGCCGTGCTGCGAATAAATCTTCAGAATGTGCCAAAGAATGGGGAGTCCGCCGACGTCGACCATCGGCTTCGGACGCACCGACGTCTCTTCGCTCAGACGAGTGCCAAGTCCCCCTGCCAAAATAACTGCTTTCATTCCTGCTCCTGGGAGATCGTATGGCGCGAGCGATCCAGAGTCAATCGCTGCGTGGGAGGCTTCGGGCGTGTATCACTTGCCCTGTATATTCTTAGGAGAGGGTATCAAAGCCACATATGGGTGACAAAGCGCAGCTGTTGCGCGAACAGATTCGCGACCTAACGGCGCAATATTTTTCTGAGGCGTTTCCGCATAAGGACTTTGTCCCCGGCGTCTCATCGGTGCCGGTGTCCGGGAAGGTCATCGACAGCGACGACGTCAGTCTGGTGATCGACTCGGCGCTCGATTGCTGGTTCACCACCGGACGCTTCGCCAAAGAGTTCGAGAGCAAGCTGGCCCGGTTTGTCGGTGTCCGTTCGGCCTCGCTGGTGAACTCCGGATCCTCCGCAAATCTGGTCGCGGTCAGCGCACTTACCTCGCCCAAGCTGGGCAACCGTCAACTCAAGCCGGGCGACGAAGTGATTACTGTGGCCGCGGGATTTCCGACGACTGTGAATCCGATCATCCAGAATCAGCTTGTGCCTGTCTTTGTGGATGTCACTGTGCCGGGCTACGAAATTGACGTCAGCCAGCTGGAGGCGGCGCGTAGCGAGAAGACGAAGGCCATCGTGATCGCCCACACGCTAGGCAACGTGTTTGATCTGGACGCTGTGACTGAGTTCGCGCGCAAGTACAATCTATGGCTGGTTGAGGACTGTTGCGATGCGCTTGGGTCAACTTACCGTGGACGCAAGGTGGGAACCTTCGGCGATATTGCGACCGTGAGTTTCTATCCGGCGCACCATATCACCATGGGAGAAGGCGGGGCTGTCCTCACCGACAAACCGGCCCTGCAAGTGCTCATCGAATCCTTTCGCGACTGGGGACGCGATTGCTGGTGCGAACCCGGCAAAGACAACACCTGCGGCAAACGGTTTGTTTGGCAACTGGGGACGCTGCCTTGCGGCTATGACCACAAGTACACCTATTCGCATATTGGCTACAATCTGAAAGCCACTGACATGCAGGCGGCCCTTGGGGTCTCGCAAATCGCCAAGCTGCCGCACTTCATCGAGCGGCGCAAGGAGAACTTCAGCTACTTGCGGAGAGCGCTCGAACCTTTGGAAGAGTTCTTGATTTTGCCGGAGGCGACGCCCAACTCCGATCCATCATGGTTCGGCTTCCCCATCGGCATTCGTGAGGGTTCGCCCATCAAGCGTGATGATTTGACGCGGGCACTCGAAAGCAGGAAGATTGGCACTCGGCTGCTCTTCGGCGGCAACCTCGCTCGCCAACCAGCCTATGAAGGTCGTGATTACCGGGTCATCGGCGAACTTCCAAACACTAATTTTGTGATGAACAATGTATTTTGGGTGGGGGTCTATCCTGGCTTGACCAAGCCCATGCTGGACTTTGTAGCTAGCACGATTATCGACTTTGCCAACGCGGCGATACCGGAACCAGCCCAAACTGGAAAATATAACTAAACTGGCTGCTCCAGGCGAGTTGCGCAATGGAATGTTCCGGCTGGTTTGGCTGAGCGATGCGCAGATCTCGTTTCGGGGGAGCGGAATAGTTCCCTGCGGAGACGCCTCCCTATGAATTCCATCGTACAAGACGATATAAAGCGCATTCTTCAGGAGCCTCTGCCGTGGCAGTCCTTTGCTGGGGCGGAGGTTCTGGTGACCGGCGCAGCAGGCTTTTTGCCGGCCTATATGGTCGAGACGCTGATGTTCCTGAATCGGTTTGTACTCTCAAAACCGGCCAAGGTGAGCGCCCTCGTTCGCAATGAGGAACGGGCGATGGCGCGATTCGCCGAATACCAAGGCCGCGACGACCTCCGGATTCTCGTGCAGAATGTCTCCGATCCACTCCGAGTATCGACACCCTTCGACTACATCATTCATGCCGCCAGCAACGCGAGTCCAGTAGCTTACCTGGCAGACCCCGCAGGGACAATCTCTGCGAACATGCTAGGCACCTATCACCTCCTGAACGCTGCCGCTCAGAATAAGGCGTGTCAGGGTTTCTTGTTTTTCAGCAGTGGCGAGGTCTATGGAGCTGTGAAGGGAGGACCGACCCCTCTCGCTGAGAACGAAGGAGGATTTCTTGATCCCCTTGGTCCTAGAGCATGCTACGGGGAGGGCAAGAGGGCTGGCGAGACGATGTGCGCTTCCTGGGCGCGCCAATACGGAGTTCCCGCGCGCATTGTAAGACCAGGTCACACCTATGGCCCCCGAATGCGGTTAGACGATGGTCGGGTTTACGCAGACTTTGTTCGCGACATCTTGAATGGTGGACCGATCAACATGCTAAGCGACGGAAGCGCGCGAAGACCGTTCTGTTATCTTGCGGATGCGACGACGGCCTTCTTTACCGTGTTGTTGAAAGGGGAGGCAGGACAGGCTTACAACGTCGTGAACCCGGATGCCGAATGCAGCATCGCCGAACTCGCCGATCGGTTGGCTGTGCTCTATAAGGACGAGGGAATCTATGTTAAGCGGTTTAAAAATCCCGACATGAATTCTGTCCAGAGTGCGCATTCAGGCACGCCGGTGAGTGCCGAGAAGCTTAGATCCCTAGGGTGGCGATCAAGGACGACGATCGAAGAGGGGTTTAAACGCACAGTGGATAGTTATCGATCAACCGAGCAATGAGCCGGTACC includes these proteins:
- a CDS encoding SDR family oxidoreductase — translated: MTKFTNPFDLSDRVAVITGGAGLLGEQHAAAIAAAGGVPVLVDIHEQRARDKAAALSKTYGVPAFGCAVDISRQEEIEAARNEIVSRFGRVDILINNAANNPKMEASSEIDFSRLENFPLSQWDADLAVGLTGAFLCSKVFGTYMAANGGGVIVNVASDLALIGPDQRIYRQPDLPDHLQPVKPVTYSVVKSALVGLTRYLATYWATQKVRVNAISPGGVENGQPPDFVERLTNLIPMGRMAVSNEYQGAIVFLCSDASSYMTGANLVIDGGRSCW
- a CDS encoding FkbM family methyltransferase, which translates into the protein MAVAAMGLSAKELTAALEGLFAEGEAAACARERSAFDLSAGSSAKPLVLFGAGQLGRMTLAGLRKVGIEPVAFADNNPRLWNTRVEGVETLSPAEAAARYGAQGNFVITIWGGAGTDRMAQREATLRSLGCQNVIPFQSLFWKHAELLLPHYGVDLPHKVHQQRDEVEEVSHLWSDDASRAEYLAQLQWRLFGDFSALPDPVAHATYFPLDLCPLGDQEVFVDCGAYDGDTIRSFVDQSRNSFKHIYGFEPDPGNFAKLRESISLLPRRDAISLRCAAVGASAGTVTFSANGDQASHIGGGELVVDCVSLDEALSDSEPTYIKMDIEGAELDALNGARGIIERHSPVLAICSYHLQNHLWKVPLLIRSMSDQYSFYLRPHFLEGWDLVTYAIPKRRLRQP
- a CDS encoding D-sedoheptulose 7-phosphate isomerase; the encoded protein is MKHIVHEQLGKTIAVLEKVRADETLLGVVAEAAEVTAEAMLKGRKLMVAGNGGSAADSQHLVAEFVSRLVKDRPALRAIALTVDSSILTAVGNDYGYEKCFERQIEALGQQGDVFLGISTSGNSPNVLRALALCRTLGVVTIGFSGNGGGKMAPLCDYNVIVPCDTTMNIQESHLALEHIYCMLVERCYFGAESTLV
- a CDS encoding KdsC family phosphatase — protein: MAGEKTAPGQSSSELDDKLRRIKAIAFDVDGVLTDGGMWWGANGEEFKRFSFSDIMGISLARRHGFTLTLISGEDSPLVDRYAAKLKIADVTKGCRDKAAALREFAIKHSLELPEVCFMGDDVNDLPAMSICGLSAAPADARPVVLAKVDFVATSPGGQGAVRELIEALFAVRQTDSATVFANSI
- a CDS encoding N-acetylneuraminate synthase family protein; this encodes MASTDRVVRIGNKMVGDGHPCYVVAEIGINHNGDLDLAKRLISVAIAAGCDAVKFQKRTVDVVYTAEELAKPRENPFGATNGDLKWGLEFDEEDYAEIDAFCRSAKIPWFVSAWDEASVDLIAENFKVPCFKIASASLTDDNLLRHTRAKGKPIILSTGMSTYAEIDHAVSVLGKEDLILMHATSTYPANYDELNLRAIPTMRERYESLVGYSGHETGIPTSVAASVLGACMVERHITMDRAMWGSDQAASLEPNGITRLVRDIRLCEMSMGDGVKRVYEREVPIIKKLRRVGAAV
- the rfbG gene encoding CDP-glucose 4,6-dehydratase translates to MVSLWRGRRVFLTGHTGFKGGWLTLWLAKMGAQVRGYALDPSTEPNFFQVAKVNAAIEDIRGDLSDRERLEAALVEFAPEVVFHLAAQPLVRRSYSDPLNTYATNVMGTAHVLEAVRKSPSVRAVVSVTTDKCYENKEWIWPYRETDPLGGHDPYSSSKACAELVCASYRSSFFPVDRLDEHHVAVATARAGNVIGGGDWSADRLVPDLIRGFVKNQPVSIRRPKAVRPWQHVLEPLRGYIQLAEKLFEQKSQFACAFNFGPSGDAWPVERIATKMADAWGKDARWTRDEDPGVHEAGSLRLDSSKARAELNWQTPLGIEAALEWTMDWYRAWHQGRDMYPITLAQIEAYESLA
- the rfbF gene encoding glucose-1-phosphate cytidylyltransferase, which produces MKAVILAGGLGTRLSEETSVRPKPMVDVGGLPILWHILKIYSQHGINDFIICCGYKGYMIKEYFANYFLHMSDVTFNLRDNQMEVHQSVAEPWNVTLVDTGENTGTAGRLHRVAKYLVNEDAFCMTYGDGVGNVDITASIEFHRSHGKQVTLTAVQPTARFGALGLEETEVYAFQEKPKGEGGWINGGFFVLSSAVFDEIHNDSWMFEREPIESLTAKREVRAFFHHGFWQPMDTLRDKQRLEELWASGEAPWKTW
- the rfbH gene encoding lipopolysaccharide biosynthesis protein RfbH, whose translation is MGDKAQLLREQIRDLTAQYFSEAFPHKDFVPGVSSVPVSGKVIDSDDVSLVIDSALDCWFTTGRFAKEFESKLARFVGVRSASLVNSGSSANLVAVSALTSPKLGNRQLKPGDEVITVAAGFPTTVNPIIQNQLVPVFVDVTVPGYEIDVSQLEAARSEKTKAIVIAHTLGNVFDLDAVTEFARKYNLWLVEDCCDALGSTYRGRKVGTFGDIATVSFYPAHHITMGEGGAVLTDKPALQVLIESFRDWGRDCWCEPGKDNTCGKRFVWQLGTLPCGYDHKYTYSHIGYNLKATDMQAALGVSQIAKLPHFIERRKENFSYLRRALEPLEEFLILPEATPNSDPSWFGFPIGIREGSPIKRDDLTRALESRKIGTRLLFGGNLARQPAYEGRDYRVIGELPNTNFVMNNVFWVGVYPGLTKPMLDFVASTIIDFANAAIPEPAQTGKYN
- a CDS encoding NAD-dependent epimerase/dehydratase family protein, with the protein product MNSIVQDDIKRILQEPLPWQSFAGAEVLVTGAAGFLPAYMVETLMFLNRFVLSKPAKVSALVRNEERAMARFAEYQGRDDLRILVQNVSDPLRVSTPFDYIIHAASNASPVAYLADPAGTISANMLGTYHLLNAAAQNKACQGFLFFSSGEVYGAVKGGPTPLAENEGGFLDPLGPRACYGEGKRAGETMCASWARQYGVPARIVRPGHTYGPRMRLDDGRVYADFVRDILNGGPINMLSDGSARRPFCYLADATTAFFTVLLKGEAGQAYNVVNPDAECSIAELADRLAVLYKDEGIYVKRFKNPDMNSVQSAHSGTPVSAEKLRSLGWRSRTTIEEGFKRTVDSYRSTEQ